Genomic DNA from Streptomyces diastaticus subsp. diastaticus:
CGAAACCGGTGTCCCGGGCGAACCGCGTACCCAGGTCGCGCACCTCGGTGAACCGGTCCACCCGGTAGACCCGCGCCCGCCCGGCGCCCTCCGCCCGGGCGCACACGTACCAGACGCCCGCCTTGAGCACCAGGCCGTACGGCTCCAGCTCCCGGCGCACCTCGCGGTCCGCACGCCGGTACGCCGCCGCCACCCGCCGGTCGTCCCAGACCGCCTCGGCCAGCGGTGCGAGCAGCCCGGGCGCCTCGGGCCGCGTGTACCAGGCCGGCGCGTCCAGGTGGAACCGGCCGTTCACCGCCCGCGACGCCTCCCGCACGGGCGGGGCCAGCGCCGCCGAGACCTTCAGCCGCGCCGCCGAGGCCGCCTCGCCGAGCCCCATCTCCCGCAGCGCTCCCGGCACCCCCGACAGGAACAACGCCTGCGCCTCCTCGGGCGCCAGTCCCGTCAGCCCCGTCCGGTACCCGCCGACCAGCGCGTACCCGCCCGCCCGGCCGCGCTCCGCGTAGACCGGGACGCCCGCCTCGGAGAGCGCCTGCGCGTCCCGCGCGACCGTACGCTCACTCACCTCCAGCTCCCCGGCCAGCTCGGCGGCGGTCATCCGGGGGCGGGACTGGAGCAGCAGGACCATACGGATCAGACGGGCGGCACGCATCAGCCCATCATGGCGGCCGCCCGGTCCCCGCCCGCCGGGCGGGGCTCGGCCCGCGCCTCCCGGCTCAGCGCGATCACCGCGAACATGGCGCCCTGCGGGTCGGTCAAAACGCTGAACCGGCCCGGCTCGACGGTGGTGGGCGGCAGCAGCACGCCGGCGCCGAGCCGGGCCCCGCGGGCGGCGGCCGCGTCGCAGTCGGGGACCGAGAGGTGGACCAGCCAGCGCGGCGCCGTCCCGGCCGGGAACGCCTCCGTGATCCGCGTCATCCCGCCGAACGGCCGACCCCCGAGGCTCCACTCCGTGTACGGGAGGCCCGCGCCGTGGGAGGCCCGGCGGGCCTGCCAGCCGAAGACCTCGCTGTAGAAGCCGCGCGCCCCGTCCGGGTCCGTGGTGGCCAGGTCGAGCCAGGCGGCCGAACCCGGCGCGTTGACCCGGCCGAAACCCTGGTGCCCGTGCGGCTCCCACAGTCCGAAGACCGCGCCGGAACCGTCCGTGCAGAGCGTCGCGCGGCACACGCCGGGCACCTCGACCGGCTCGCCCAGCACCCGCCCCCGGGCCAGCGCGACCCGATCGGCCAGGGGCTCTCCGGCGGCCGGGCTCTCCGCGAGGAAGTACGGCCGCCAGACGGACGGGCGGCGCCCGGGCCGGCGCGGCCCCAGCCCGCCGACGGCCTCACCCTCGCTGAGGAAGGCCCGGTAGCCGTCGAGGCCGGGCACCTCCCGCACCTCCCAGCCGAGGAGACTCCCGTAGAAACGGGCGGCGGCACCGGGGTCCGCCGTGCAGAGGTCGGCCCAGCAGGGGGCCGACGGGACGTTCCAGGTCTTCATGGTGGTGAACCCCTCAGGTGGGCGGCCTTCCCCGCCTCGGCCTCGCGGCAGGTGCGGGCGGTCGCGAACCTGGTGCGGGCGGCGTCCGAACCGGCCGAGGGGCCCGGCGTGCGGTCCGGGTGCCGTGGCGTCTTCCGGGATCATTCACGCACGGGCCGTGCCGACCGGCAAAAGGATCTACGCGACCGGACCACGGCACCGCAGGGCACGCCGAAGGGCGGCACTCCGGGTGTCCGGAGCACCGCCCTTCAGCGTTCATGCAGGTCAGAGACCGTACCGCTCGCGGGCCTCCTTGACCGAGCGGGCCGGGACCTCGCCGCGGCGGGCCAGCTGGGCCAGCGCGGCCACCACGACCGACTCGGCGTCGACGCCGAAGTGGCGACGGGCGCCCTCACGGGTGTCGGAGAGGCCGAAGCCGTCCGCGCCCAGGGAGGACCAGTCCTGCTCGACCCACTGCGCGATCTGGTCGGGGACCTGGCGCATGTAGTCGGTGACCGCGAGGACCGGGCCCTCGGCGTCGGCCAGCACCTTGCGGACGTACGGCTCCCGCTGCTCGCCGCGGAGCAGCGCCTCGTCCGCCTCCAGGGCGTCGCGGCGCAGCTCCGTGAAGGAGGTCGCGGACCACACGTCGGCGGCCACACCCCACTCCTCGGCCAGCATCCTCTGGGCCTGGAGCGTCCAGTGGATGGCGGTGCCGGAACCGAGCAGCTGGATGCGCGGGGCGTTGGCGGCGGCCACCGTCACCCCGGCCGACTCGGCCGTGTTGAAG
This window encodes:
- a CDS encoding helix-turn-helix transcriptional regulator, with amino-acid sequence MRAARLIRMVLLLQSRPRMTAAELAGELEVSERTVARDAQALSEAGVPVYAERGRAGGYALVGGYRTGLTGLAPEEAQALFLSGVPGALREMGLGEAASAARLKVSAALAPPVREASRAVNGRFHLDAPAWYTRPEAPGLLAPLAEAVWDDRRVAAAYRRADREVRRELEPYGLVLKAGVWYVCARAEGAGRARVYRVDRFTEVRDLGTRFARDTGFDLARFWRERAEEFARSLLREEVRLRLSPAGARRLPGATDPRAAREALAAAGWRDGSARWVEDVVLPVESLEVAYEQLLGLGPEAEVVAPPELRDRMREAARRMAGLYG
- a CDS encoding VOC family protein, which encodes MKTWNVPSAPCWADLCTADPGAAARFYGSLLGWEVREVPGLDGYRAFLSEGEAVGGLGPRRPGRRPSVWRPYFLAESPAAGEPLADRVALARGRVLGEPVEVPGVCRATLCTDGSGAVFGLWEPHGHQGFGRVNAPGSAAWLDLATTDPDGARGFYSEVFGWQARRASHGAGLPYTEWSLGGRPFGGMTRITEAFPAGTAPRWLVHLSVPDCDAAAARGARLGAGVLLPPTTVEPGRFSVLTDPQGAMFAVIALSREARAEPRPAGGDRAAAMMG